The window CATCTATAGCTACGCCTTTTTTAATGCCATTATTCTTTAAATAATTATGCAATCTCAGCAGTTTTTCTTCGGTAGTCATTGCAACTTCAATATGGTGTTTTGATTGGTTTTTTGCTAAAATTACCTTATCCCCAAGCAGGGTTCTCATCACATTTATCTGAGTGTCATCCCCTTCAAGTATCTCAAAATGATTAATAGTTGAATCCTTATCCTTTTGACCGGCGAGATTTTGAGGGCTTCCTTTCAATACGCATTTGACTTCAGGAACTTCTGAAATTAATCTTGAAGCAACTTCAGGTGTAAAATCATTATGCAATAATATTAAAGTATTTTTCTGAATGAATTGAGGATTTAAATTACTGTAATAAAAATCAGACAAAGGAACTGGTGAATTGCGCCTAAGTGTTGCTTTTTGAGGAACTATTTCTGATTCTATCATGATTTTTAAGATATGGCTCATTACAATATCCAGTGGCCTTTTTCCACATTCACATCTCATGTATTCCCCATCATAATCTTCAAAGTTGATTAACTCCCTTAGCGGAGAAAACTTTTTAATTTGAACATCACTGCATTTTTCACATTCATTCAGTGATTTAATTTTTTCATCCACATCCATAACAAAACACCTCAAAATTACTTTTATAATATTGAATTGATTTTAATTAGATATAATGCTTTCGATTCAAATAAAAACTTTATAAATGAGCATTACAAATCTTATAATGCCATTATAATTCTTTAAAGGTGAAAATATGAGCAATAATGATATAATACCACAATATAATACAGTTAGACAAAATTACAGTGCTGAGGAAAAAATTCTTTTAGGGGAACTTCGTGAAAATTTAGTGGATTTAGCCATATCCTCCGGTGAAAATTTCCAGCCAAACGAAAACAAAATGTTAAATGACATAAAGAGTTTCTTATTTTTAAGGTTAAATAAAAATAATGAAAATAATCACATCTCAAATGAATATTTGGACAATCTTGCAAACAAGCTACTCAGAGACATAATCGGATACGGTGAAATCGACCCCCTAATCCAGGATGACAACCTAGAAGAGATAATGATTAACGGAATTGACAAACCAGTATTCGTTTATCACAGACAACATGGAATGATGAAAACAAACATTGAATTTGATGATGAAAAGAAATTAACTGATTTAATCGATTCCATTGCAAGACAAATCAACAGAAGAATAGATCAGGAATCACCGATTCTAGACGGCAGACTGATTGATGGGTCCAGAATCAATGCGACAATACCTCCCGTATCACCCGATGGCCCATCATTAACAATCAGAAAGTTCAAAAAAGACCCATTAACCATAATCGATTTGATAAATTCAAAAACAATATCCATTGAGCTTGCCGCTTTTTTATGGCTGTGCATCGACGGGCTTGGAGTGAAATCCGCAAATGCAATCATCTCCGGAGGAACAAGTTCCGGAAAAACAACAACATTGAATGCATTATCATCATTCATCAACCCAAAAGAAAGAATAATAACAATTGAAGACACATTAGAACTCCAGCTTCCACATGAACACGTTATTAGAATGGAAACAAGACCTGCAAATGTTGAAAATAAAGGGGAACTGACAATGAATGACCTTGTTAAAAATTCCTTAAGGCAACGCCCCGACAGAATCATCGTGGGTGAAGTGAGGTCAGATGAAGCAATAACTCTTTTTACCGCATTGAACACAGGCCATTCAGGATTCGGAACACTTCATGCAAATGATGCCCGTGAAACAATAACTCGGCTTACAAATAAACCAATGTGTGTTCCGGAAATAATGATTCAAGCTATAGATTTTATCATTATGCAAAACAGAATTTATACCCCTTCAGGAGTGTCCTACAGGAGAATCAGTGAAGTGGTTGAGATTGTCGGAATTGAAGAGGGAGTTGTCCAGCTCAATAAAATATTTCAATGGAATCCTGAAACTGACCAAATCGAAAATGTAAGCATTTCAAGCAAAACATTATCACAAATTGCCAAATTAAGCGGACAATCAATCAATGAACTTCACAAAGAAATCGAGAAAAGGGAATTAGTACTCAAACATATGATTAAACAGAATATACATTCCGTCAATGATGTCAAGCAGGTATTGGATTTGTATTCTCACGACAGTGATGGAGTGCTGAAAAGAATTATTTCCAACAGGTGATTTGATGTTAGACAAATTTTTCATTTTTATCGGTGAAATGGCATTATCTCCAATCAGTTTCATTAGAAGTCTTTCCTTAAAAAAAACCGATGACAAAAATAAAAATCAGAACATGCAAACAACCAATAAAATATTTTCACGGATTAACCTGGAGGCTGAAAACAAGACCTCCAAAAAAGAAAATTCACTATTGGACAGACTAAGGGAAAGATTGCTGAAAATACTGTTTAAAAAACAAACAGTTATTCTGTTACTGTCCTTAACCTCAATTTTGATAATCACATCACCGTTAGAAATTGCAGGAATATTTCTAACCGTCATTGCTATGGTTTACATATTCACCTTATATTATCCCCAAATTAAAAATCAGCGAAACTACTCTGATTTGAATCAGGAATTACCCTATGCTTTAAGACATATGGGAATCGAATTGAAATCAGGGAAAGGACTTCATGACACGTTAGTGACAATCAAGGATGCGGATTATGGAACATTCTCCCATGAATTAAATAGGGTTCTGGAAGAGGTCAAATATGGAAAGTCAACAGAGGACTCGCTTTTGGAAATGTCAAAAAGAGTAAAATCCGAAGGTCTTACAAGAGCAGTCCAGCAGCTTATAGGTACATTACGGGTTGGGGGAAATCTTGCAAACAGTTTGGACATAATCGCACAGGACATATCCTTTGACATGCAGATAAAGTTAAAGGAGTATTCCCAAAAATTAAATTCGTTTATATTAATCTATACTTTCATTGCAATTTTAGCCCCTGTTATCAGTTTAATAATGCTGATGGCAAGTTCCACAGTTATGGGAGATTTGATTTCAACAAATTTGTTAATGTTATTATATGGTGCAATATTTCCAATGATTGTGATGTTTATGGGAGTTTTCATGAAAAAATTAGAGCCAAAAATTTAAAAAAAAAAAGAAAGGAATTAACCGAAGAAGGTTTCAATTCCTTTTGAAGCAAGTAAACCTACGAATGCACCTTGCTGATCCATTACAATATTTCCTTTAGAGTATTGGTCAATAGCTGCATTTACCATAGCAGATTTTATTTCAGGATCTTTTGCTGCTTTAGCTGCTGCTTTCACTACATCAAGTACTGCTTCACCTCTGGAAACACCTTGGCCCCAATCTTCCTCACGGATTATATCAATACCGCTGGCAGTAGTGTTTGTTCCGTTGATGTCTAACGGACCTGCAGCTGCAAGTACAGCATCAAGTGCCTGACTATTAACCGCTACAACAGAATCAATAGAGACTTTAGTGTTGTATTCAACTATCTCTTTTGCAAGTTGCATACATTTTGCATTATCTGCTTCCCAGAATGAATCGTGCAGCAACAATTTTGATCCGGCTCCCTGAGATTGTGCTTCAGCGGGTTCAGCGGCAGTTGGGTGAGTTAAACCTCCTGGATAAACTGCAGTATAATTCATTAAAGTTCCATTTTTCAATGTAACAATAAAACACATGTCACATGCACCCATTCCAGGCCTGTTTTCACTTTCATCAATAGCGCACACCAATATATTTTTAGTTCCTTCTGAAAGTTCAGTGTCATGGCCAATGAACAGTGCTCCGGCAATTATTGCTACAAGACCAATAAGAACGATAATCAATATAGCAACAATAATTTTTCTTGTCCTATCCATAATATTACCCACATTAAATATGTTAATATTATTTTTTAAAATTAATAATACTTAAACATTATCAAATATGAAAAGAATTAAGGAAAAATGAAGAATTTCTTAAAAATAGTGAAAAGATAGGTGAAATTAAATATGATAGACATATTTAATTTCGTGAGAGTAGTTATATGCTTTTTTACTAAATTAGAAAAGAGAGTTTAAACTAATTTAGTATAATCGGAGTGTATTAGTATGGTTTTTAAACCAAAAATACGACAGTAATTAAAATTAGATTTTTAGGTAGACCTAATTTTTATCACTACTACTAATGTAGTTGGAAGAGATATATAAATGTTTCTATTTTTTTAGGCATACCTAAATTTGATGAATTTATGGAAAATATATGGAGAAAAAAAATAGTGAATTTACATCCACTATTTTCAAAAAGAGAGTATAATGAAATAATGATGCTTAATTTTAAGGGGGCTGTAAACATCATATTCGCTTTGGAAAATTTTTTGGCAGTGAAAATTTTCGCAAAATATTAAATTAGAAAATTGTGAAAACTAATTTAATACAAATATTCATTTTGGAGACATACTATATAACTAATAATATGTTTTAAAGTGGAAATTTAGGTGAACCTAAATTTATGTCACTTGTATAAAAGTTTGTTTTCATAGTATTTAAATGTTTCTAAATTTTTAGGAATGCCTAAATTAATTGAAAAAAATATATAAAAAATAGAGAAAGAGAGTTACGAAATAACTCTAAAATTAAAAAAAAGAAAGGATTAAATTTAATCCATTAATCTTCCAACGCCAGTAATTTCAATACTAGCTACGCCTTCAATAGCTGAAACCATTTCTTCAACAGGTTCAGATCCGCCTTCACCGTCATCGGTGATGAAGCTTATGACAATTGCAACTAAACCAAAAGCGATTGGTTCTTCTTTCATATCATGAAGTTTTGCTCCTTCAGGCATTGAATCTTTAATGGTTGCTTTAATAGCTTCTAAATCTACATCAGGACTATCTGGCATAATTTTCATAGTTGTTAATACTTCACCCATTCTAATTCCTCCATTTTAAAATCTATGGTCCTTCAAATCCGCATTCGCATTTGTAAGCATGACCAAAGGTACGGCATTTTTCACATCTTGATATTTTTGCTCCACATTCTGGACATTCAAATTCAACAAAAGGCCCAGTTAATGGAATTTCTTGTTTACATGAAATACATTCTACAGTTTTCATTTTAAATCACCTATTATTTGTGTGTAATCGAAGTTATAATCATTTATATTATCATCTATTAAAGATAAAACCCTTTCAGGGCACTTCCCATTCACAACATAACAATTAGTCCCAAACTCTAATAAAAGAGACGGTAACATTACATCAATCGATGACTCTTGAAAAGTTAGTAAAGTTTTTGCATCAATTTTACTTATGAATGTTGAACCTGGCTCTTTCGGTTCTTGGGTATATATACCATTTACATTTGTTACTATTAAAAGGTTTGCATTTAGAAGGTGTGAAACATAAGCTGCAATTGAATCTGAAGTCACATCCCATGAACATTCAAACGGATCTTCTTTTTTTAAAAATTCGGAAACTACAAATATTGGAGTGAAACCTTCATCAGCAATTTCATTAATCTCATCAATAGAATATGCAAGTTTTGTAGAGTCAACCTTATCATTAACAAGTTTTGCTATTATATCCATGCAGTCAATGGCAGTCCAGTGATTCACCTCTTCAGAAAAGCTCTGCTCATCATCATATTTCCTAATCAGATTCGCAAACTCTCCCCCTCCAAGAATAATAACTGAATCTGTATTTTTCAGTTGTCTTGCAAGTTCAATTGCATAATTTGGAAATAGACTTCCCCCTATTTTCACAACCTGTTTCACGATAATAATCACGACCTAATTTAATTAAAAGTAGAGTTCATTAAATAATAATTAAACTATAAAAGTTTCAAATCACCAGTCACTTCATCAAGGATTTCATCTTCATCAGGACCAAGTGCCAAAACTGTAACGCTTGATGTAGGTATCTGAGTCCTTCCAGCATCAACTACCAAATAATTAGCAATTCCTTTTTTATCAGCCAATTTTTTAAGCTCAGTTAACTCCTCCAAAGTCTTGACTTTTAAAACAACCTTGGCATAAGCTTCATTTTCCCATTTCCTGATTTTATCCTGAGGAGATTTTTTATATGCTCCAATAGCACCATGGCAACACTGTGCAGCGATTTTTCCTTTTTTCATTTTTAAATCTGTTCTTACAATCATTACCTGTTTCATTTTATCAATTATTAAATATTAAAATTAATGATTAAAAAGTTTTTGATAAGTTAATTTAATTAAATAGTAATAACAAAATTATTAATGATTATATTTTTTAAGGAGATTATAATGACTCGTATTTCAATTTTAGACAAAGACAGATGTCAACCTAAAAAATGCGATTATCTTTGTATACACTATTGTCCAGGAGTCAGAATGGATGAGGATACAATCGTGATCGATGAAAGCACTAAAAAACCGTTGATATCTGAAGAATTATGTGAAGGATGCGGTATATGTACTAACCGATGTCCATTTGATGCTATTACAATTATTAACTTGCCTGAGGCAGCAGGCGAACCTATTCACAGATTTGGACAAAACCAGTTTGAATTGTTTGGACTTCCAAGTCTGGAAGAGGGAACTGTTTTAGGTCTTTTAGGTCAAAACGGTATCGGTAAATCAACAATAATGAACATATTATCCGGAAACCTGATACCTAACTTCGGAGACTATGAAAACAAGCCTGAAAACTGGGATGAAGTTATAGAATACTATAAAGGATCAGCACTTCAAAAATATTTCAAAGATTTGTCCGAAGGCAACATCAAGACTATCTTAAAGCCCCAAATGGTAGACAAACTTCCGAAAGTTGTAAAAGGCAAAGTTAAAGACTTGCTTACAACCGTGAATGAAAGAGACAAACTTGATTACGTTACAAAAGAACTGCAACTTGAAAATGTATTGGACAGGAAAATGGAAAACCTGAGTGGTGGAGAACTTCAAAGAGTTGCAATAGCCGCAACTGTATTGAGGGAAGGTGATTTCTACTACTTCGACGAACCTACATCATGGCTTGATGTGTCCCAAAGATTAAATGCCGTCAAAGTAATCCGTTCACTTGCAGAAGAGGGCAAAAGCGTACTTGTTATTGAGCACGACCTTGCAACTTTGGACGCATTATCCGACAACATTCACATATTATATGGTCAGCCTGGAGGATATGGTGTAGTTTCAGGTAGAAAAGGAGTTCGTTTAGGAATAAATGCATACATCAAAGGATTCTTAGCAGAAGAAAACGTTAGAATCAGAAGAAATCCAATCGAATTTGCAATCAGACCACCAACTCCAGAAGATGAAGGAGATGCGCTTGCAAGTTATACAAACTTAAGCAAAGACTACGACGGATTCAAACTAACTGCAGATGAAGGAGAAATCTTTTATGATGAAATTGTAACTGCATTCGGTTCAAACGGTATCGGTAAAACCACCTTTGCAAAAATGCTTGCAGGAGTTGAAGAACCAACAAACGGAGAAGTTGACGATGAAGTTACAATAGCTTACAAACCACAATATATCGTTACAAACTTCGAAGGAAGCGTGAGCGACTTTTTATATATGAATGCACCAAGTTTCGGAAGTAAAATCTTTGAAAGCGAAATAATGAATCCCCTATCCTTGAACGAAATGCTGGACAAACCGGTTAAAGGTTTAAGTGGAGGAGAACTTCAAAGACTGGCTATTGCAGCAACACTTTCAAAAGATGCTGAAATTTATCTTTTCGACGAACCTACTGCATTCCTGGATGTTGAACAAAGACTTATCGCAGCAAGAGTTATACGCAAGATGGTTGAAAGCAGAAATGCAGCATCATTGATTGTAGACCACGATATCGTATTTATCGACTACATTTCAGACAGGGCAATGGTATTTAACGGAACTCCCGGTTTAAACGGTCATGCATCAAAACCTACTGATCTTAGAAATGCAATGAACGAATTTTTAGGAAACTTGAACATTACATTCAGAAGAGATAAGGAAACAAAAAGGCCAAGAGTAAACAAACTTGACAGTTACAAAGACCGTGAACAAAAAGAAAAAGGAGAATATTATTACCTATCCGATTAAATATGAAATAATGACAAAAAAAAGAATTAGACAATTAGATATTTTCTAATTCTTTTAAAATATATTTTTTTAACACATCAACTGCTTTTTCACCATCACTGTCCAAACGAACCGCATCCAACGGATTTAAATCATAAGTTTTAACAACAGCATCTGCAGATATGTTTTTTATTGAATTTACATCTTTATCATTTAAAATTACTGACGCACAGTCGTCACTGCAACCTGTTATTGTAACTATTTTTGCATCATCAAGAATAGGTGAGCAGTTATTCGGTTGAGCAGAGTATTCGGTTATACATGCCGCAACAATGTTTTCATTTTCAAGAGCAAGTTCAACAGTAGCTGCACGAACTACCAAACCTAATGGACTTAATCCGCTGCAAGACACTAAAGCTATTTTTTCTTTCATTTTTTCATCCTCAAATATCGTTTTTTAACTTTTTCATAACCTCTTTTATAAAACGGACATAAATCAATGCACCTGCTGCATCCTTCACGGTGTGCTGTGCATAATTTTCTTAAAAATTTCCCATCCTCATCAAATGCATTTTCAGGGCACCTGTCAATGCAAACACCGCATGTTGAGCAGTAATCCTCAACCCACAGCATGTCATTTTCACTTTTGAACGGCAAATTTTCTATTGATGTTTTAATCATGAAAAATCCTAAATTCAAACCTTCCTTAAACATGCACATGTTGCTTCTTGTAATTACCGCATCATTTGACTGAAGTGCAATTGCCCGTAAGCTTACACGGTCATCTAATGGATTGATTAAATCGGCCTGAAAACCGTTTTTTCTTAAAATGTCCGCAAGTTCGAATGTCTTTTTACCCACTTGCTGAAATTCCTCATCCATTAATTTGCATTTTTCCTTTGAGGGTTCCATTTTAAGGATTTCATCAGACATTCTGTATTTTAAAATGATAATATTGTCCCAGTCAATATCCCACTCCTTTTTAAACTCTTCATTTAATTTGGAATAGCTTAAACCTTCAAATTGATAGTCAATGACTAATTCGTTGAATTCATTTAAAAAATCAGCAGATATAGTGGTTTGGGGATGGTGAGGGTTTTCAATTTTATAAAAATTAGGAATAGGTTGATGATATCTGAATCTCATATGCAACCTATTTTGTTCTTAAAGCCTCAACGGCTTTAGGGAACTCTTCACAGAATATTTTAATTTCTTCTGTTGGAATTGAGAAACTTATACGAAGGTATTTATCTCCAAAGTCTTCGGAGGTATATTCCCCTTCACGTGTGAACAATTTTTTCTCAACCAGATAATTTGACATAACTTTCGGATCTATTCCTGCACCTGACAAGTCAATTACCATCATATTTGCGTCTGACGGATAAACCGGCAGGAAAACTCCTTCAATAGGTTCAATCATTTCATTGATTAACCTTTGGTTTTCAAAGCAGGTTTCTCTCATGGAATCATACCATTGAGGTTTTGATTTTAAACCTGCAATTGCACCGTACTGGGAGATGATGTTTACACCTAAATCATTAACAACCGCATTTTTGATGGCGTCGATTATCGGTTTTGTGGATATGACTCCTCCGATTCTTAAACCTGCCATTCCGAATATTTTTGAAAAGCTGTAGATTGTCAATGTCTGTTCAGGAGCATAATTCTGTGCATGGAAATGCTCTCTTGCGAAATCCTTGTAAGTCACATCATGTAATAGATAAATATCATTTTCCTTTGCAATTTCTGCAAATTCCTTAAGTTCGTCTTCAGTGTATGATGAACCTAACGGGTTTAAAGGATCAATTAGAATAACCATTCTTGTGTTTTCATCCATATTTTTTCTAAGTAAATCCGGAGTCAATTTGTAGTTGTTTTCTTCATAATAAATTGGAACGTATCTTATTTCATTAGCAAACCTGTTTGCAAAGTCTCCAATAATAAAGTAACCCGGATCTGATAAAATCACATTGTCTTCAGGCTCAAGTAATGCCTGCATAACCAGATATAAAGATTCTGTTGCACCTGAGGTCAATAACACTTCCAAATCTTCGAAACCTAAATCATCTAAAATTAACTGTTTAAGTTCACTGAATCCTTCAGGAGCAGGATATTTACAGAATGTCTTTTCCTTTATCGCTTCAATCATGGCATCGGAGATTGTATCGTCATGTAAATGATTTGTATTTTGACCCATCCAAATCATATCTTCGTCCATATACATATCTTCAAAAAAGTCATTTGCACTGTCATATCCTTCTGGAGGCACCCTTTCAGTTTTTTGAAACTTCTTTTTAGGGTGTTTAATATCAAAATCACTATCTCTCATAATATCACACAACAATTCCAAAATAATTATATATTTTTTATAAGTAATAAAATTATCTTATACAATTCCCCTGGAAGTAATTGAAAAAACGGCCTGATTTCCTTCAGGGAGGCTTCTGTGACGAATCAAAGTTGCAATTCTCTTATTTACCTCATCGCCCCGTTCCAGTTGGATTATTACCTTGCTCCAGTATTGCAGGATAGTTCCTCCAACAGCGCGGATGTCATTGTTTCCTTCATCATCAAAAGCATTGTAAATCTGATTTGTAAGCACAACGGCCACATCATATTTCCTTGCAATCTTGGACAGTATTCCCATCTGCTTACCTAACTCCTTATTGAGTTTAGAGGATTTCATGTCATCTACACGATAAAGTGCGACTGCTGAGTCCAGAACTATCAAATCAACATCGTCATGATTTTTCCTGAGCCATATTTCAATAGCTTTAAGGTTATCATTCTGTTCAAGGAAATTGGTTGGTTCAAAAACAATTATGTTATTGGCCACATTTTGAAAATCTGAACCTGAAATCTGTTTGATTCTGTCAATTGAGATTCCACCTTCAGTATCCATATAAATAACTTTCTTGCCAGTTTTGGCTACATTTACCGCCAATGTTAATGTTATATTGCTTTTACCTGAACTAGGCGGTCCGAATATTTGAGTTATAACTCCCTTTTCAAATCCTCCCTTTAAAAGAGCATCCAGAGAAGAGTTAGATGGAATTTTTTGATTATCTTCAAAGTTAGCCAATACTTTCATATACTAACTTTTGATTTTTATATGATATATATTTAACAAAATTATTATAACTATGAATAATTATATTAAGAAATAACTTAAGGAGAGATTAACATGACTAGGAAAATAATCCCTTTATTGATACTTTTAATTATTTCTGTCAGTTGCCTGAGTTTTGTTTCAGCAGACAACAACACTACAGTGACTGAGGAAATTGAAGATTTGACAAATTACATAACCGTCAGTTCAATTAATGGAGATAAAATAGAATTTAGCGATGGATTTATTGGATTTTGCCTTGATTCTGCCAAAATAGGTGCAGACAGCAAATTCACATCCAGAAGTACAACAAGTAATGAGAATGCAGTCAAACTAGCAATTATTGAATGTTACAAACAAAACAAAGTAAATGAAATGGGAATCATCATTTCAAAAGTTGTTGCCAAAGATACAAGCGATTCAATTGTCCAGAAGGTTTTAAGTTCCGGTGAAACTATCGGCGACAATGCACTGGTTGAAATCAACAACACTACAGAAGGCAATTTTAATTTTGAGCTTTTAAAATCATCAAACGACGGCTCCGATTGCATAGCTTATAAAGTTTCATTACAGACCATAATACCTGAGGACACCCTTGCTGCAGGCGAAAATAGTACAGACAGTGAAGGCGTAAACGAAAGCGGCGACACTTCCAAAGACACCACACCACAAAGTCAAAATAATTCCGAGGAAGAAACAACTCCTACTCAAAACAATGAAACCAAAGACGTTAAAACTGCAGACGATGAAAACAATGGCGAAACTACAGTCAATGAAAAAAACAAAACAATAATCAACAAAACAAAAACAGTAATCGTTAATGAGACAAACACCACCATCATTAACCAGAACAATACCAAAATAATCAATAAAACAAATGAAACACCGCAAAATGCTACCGTTCAGGACACAATAATGAAAGCAGCGGGAAATCCAATATTCATTTTGGTAGTAGTTATTGTAGTTATTGCAATTGTCGCTGTGGTAATGCGTAAAAGATAATTTTTAAGAGATTAATTTTTAATCTCTATTTTCTTATTATTTTTGGCTTTATTCTAGTCAAATCAACAATTCTTGAAGCATGATTAGAATCCAGCTTTCCCACATCTATAACCAAATCAACCTCTCGATTCAACTGTTCCAGAATCTCCTGAGGAGTTGACAGGACTTCATCATCTGAAAGATTTGCACTGGTTGTTGTTATTGGAAATATACTGGCCAATCTGCAGGCGATTTCACATTTTGGAACTCTAACGCCAACATAGCTTGATCCGCTTGTAACTGCTCTGGGAACTATATTTTTTCTATCCAAAATAAATGTGTAAGGACCCGGCAGATACTGCCTAATCGTATTTTTCTGGCTTAAAGAAACTTTAGCAACCAAGTCAATGGCATTGATGTCTGAAACTAGAATTGAAAGCGGTTTAAGTAAACTTCTCTCCTTAATATCAAAAACCCTTCTGACCGCTTTATTGTCAAATATATTGGCTCCCAAACCATAAACAGTGTCAGTAGGATACAATACCACCCCACCATCTGCCAATACATTTATAGCTTCATTAATGATATCTTCATCAATTTTATCAATGCTAGTTTTCAATATTTTCATTTTTCTTACCTAACAATTATATTAGATAAAAATTTAT of the Methanobrevibacter sp. genome contains:
- a CDS encoding DUF362 domain-containing protein; its protein translation is MRFRYHQPIPNFYKIENPHHPQTTISADFLNEFNELVIDYQFEGLSYSKLNEEFKKEWDIDWDNIIILKYRMSDEILKMEPSKEKCKLMDEEFQQVGKKTFELADILRKNGFQADLINPLDDRVSLRAIALQSNDAVITRSNMCMFKEGLNLGFFMIKTSIENLPFKSENDMLWVEDYCSTCGVCIDRCPENAFDEDGKFLRKLCTAHREGCSRCIDLCPFYKRGYEKVKKRYLRMKK
- a CDS encoding pyridoxal phosphate-dependent aminotransferase, which translates into the protein MRDSDFDIKHPKKKFQKTERVPPEGYDSANDFFEDMYMDEDMIWMGQNTNHLHDDTISDAMIEAIKEKTFCKYPAPEGFSELKQLILDDLGFEDLEVLLTSGATESLYLVMQALLEPEDNVILSDPGYFIIGDFANRFANEIRYVPIYYEENNYKLTPDLLRKNMDENTRMVILIDPLNPLGSSYTEDELKEFAEIAKENDIYLLHDVTYKDFAREHFHAQNYAPEQTLTIYSFSKIFGMAGLRIGGVISTKPIIDAIKNAVVNDLGVNIISQYGAIAGLKSKPQWYDSMRETCFENQRLINEMIEPIEGVFLPVYPSDANMMVIDLSGAGIDPKVMSNYLVEKKLFTREGEYTSEDFGDKYLRISFSIPTEEIKIFCEEFPKAVEALRTK
- the radB gene encoding DNA repair and recombination protein RadB, which gives rise to MKVLANFEDNQKIPSNSSLDALLKGGFEKGVITQIFGPPSSGKSNITLTLAVNVAKTGKKVIYMDTEGGISIDRIKQISGSDFQNVANNIIVFEPTNFLEQNDNLKAIEIWLRKNHDDVDLIVLDSAVALYRVDDMKSSKLNKELGKQMGILSKIARKYDVAVVLTNQIYNAFDDEGNNDIRAVGGTILQYWSKVIIQLERGDEVNKRIATLIRHRSLPEGNQAVFSITSRGIV
- a CDS encoding L-threonylcarbamoyladenylate synthase, which gives rise to MKILKTSIDKIDEDIINEAINVLADGGVVLYPTDTVYGLGANIFDNKAVRRVFDIKERSLLKPLSILVSDINAIDLVAKVSLSQKNTIRQYLPGPYTFILDRKNIVPRAVTSGSSYVGVRVPKCEIACRLASIFPITTTSANLSDDEVLSTPQEILEQLNREVDLVIDVGKLDSNHASRIVDLTRIKPKIIRK